CCGGTGCCAGCGAATATAGCTGCCCGGCCTTTCCGCAGTGCCCAGTGAACTATGTCTCTCTGAAAGTCGAACAGGCTGCTATGCAGGAAGCTCCTATCCATATAAAATCCTGTCGGCTGCATCTCAAGGCGTTTGTTATTGAGGAAGGTTTCATAGTTTGACATAGAGCAATAATTCCTCCATTAGTGCTAAGGCGTCACCGACTACGCGGGTTATGCAGGTGTTCCAGTAAAAGGCGCATGTTCTGTCATCCTGTTCAAAATGGGCTTCGGTTTCAGCCCAGATAACTATAGTCTTTTTCAAAGCAATAGCTGCTCCTAGCTCCGCATGGGTGCCACGCCCACCAGGTAGAACGACAATAACGATATCAGCAACAGCTACACCCTTGATCTCGTTTTCAGCTACTTCCTGGAGCCGCTGCTCTCCCTGGTCTTTAACGGATCCATGGGTAGTCC
This DNA window, taken from Bacillota bacterium, encodes the following:
- a CDS encoding nucleoside 2-deoxyribosyltransferase, whose product is MKFYIASKLENAARVALLAKVLKSMGWQHTYDWTTHGSVKDQGEQRLQEVAENEIKGVAVADIVIVVLPGGRGTHAELGAAIALKKTIVIWAETEAHFEQDDRTCAFYWNTCITRVVGDALALMEELLLYVKL